The following proteins are co-located in the Bordetella bronchialis genome:
- the coaBC gene encoding bifunctional phosphopantothenoylcysteine decarboxylase/phosphopantothenate--cysteine ligase CoaBC encodes MLDLARKRIVLGMSGGIACYKIAELVRRLTEQGAAVDVVMTDAATHFITPVTMQALSGRPVYVSEWDARMDNNMAHINLTRGADAVLVAPASADFMAKLAHGMANDLLSTLCLARNCPLLVVPAMNREMWANRATQRNAAQLRDDGIEILGPAAGDQACGEIGDGRMLEAHEILADVIAFFQPKTLAGKHVLLTAGPTVEPIDPVRVISNRSSGKTGYAIARAAREAGARVTLVTGPTSLPVPRGVDAYPVQTARQMHAAVMAQARAADIFIAVAAVADWHVKNASEQKMKKDESGGGAPALEFEPNPDILAEVAAMDDGPWCVGFAAETEDLARHAEAKRRRKGIPLLVGNLAHRVMDLDDTELVLFDQNGSHALPPAAKLDAARRLIAEIAARLPR; translated from the coding sequence ATGCTCGATCTCGCGCGCAAACGTATCGTCCTAGGCATGTCGGGCGGCATCGCCTGCTACAAGATCGCCGAGCTCGTGCGGCGGCTGACCGAGCAAGGCGCCGCGGTGGACGTCGTCATGACCGACGCCGCCACGCACTTCATTACGCCGGTCACCATGCAGGCCCTGTCCGGACGGCCGGTGTACGTCAGCGAGTGGGATGCGCGCATGGACAACAACATGGCGCACATCAACCTGACCCGCGGCGCGGACGCGGTGCTCGTCGCTCCCGCCAGCGCGGATTTCATGGCCAAGCTGGCGCACGGCATGGCCAACGACCTGCTGTCCACCCTGTGCCTGGCGCGTAACTGCCCCCTGCTCGTCGTCCCCGCGATGAACCGCGAAATGTGGGCCAACCGGGCCACGCAGCGCAATGCCGCGCAACTGCGCGATGACGGCATCGAGATCCTGGGTCCCGCGGCCGGCGACCAGGCCTGCGGCGAGATCGGCGACGGCCGCATGCTGGAAGCACACGAAATCCTGGCCGACGTCATCGCGTTCTTCCAACCCAAAACGCTGGCCGGCAAGCACGTGCTATTGACCGCCGGCCCCACCGTCGAACCCATCGACCCGGTGCGCGTCATCAGCAACCGGTCCTCCGGCAAGACCGGCTATGCCATCGCGCGGGCGGCGCGCGAAGCCGGCGCGCGGGTCACCCTGGTGACGGGGCCGACCTCCCTTCCCGTGCCGCGCGGCGTGGATGCCTACCCCGTCCAGACGGCGCGGCAGATGCACGCCGCCGTCATGGCGCAGGCCCGCGCCGCGGACATATTCATCGCCGTGGCGGCCGTCGCCGACTGGCATGTCAAGAACGCCAGCGAACAAAAGATGAAGAAGGACGAATCCGGCGGCGGCGCGCCGGCGCTTGAATTCGAACCCAACCCCGACATCCTGGCGGAAGTCGCCGCCATGGACGACGGCCCCTGGTGCGTGGGCTTCGCGGCGGAAACGGAAGACCTGGCCAGGCACGCCGAAGCCAAGCGCCGGCGCAAGGGAATCCCGCTGCTGGTCGGTAATCTGGCGCATCGGGTCATGGACCTGGACGACACGGAACTCGTATTGTTCGACCAGAACGGGTCCCATGCCCTGCCCCCGGCGGCCAAGCTGGACGCGGCGCGGCGCCTGATCGCGGAAATCGCCGCGCGCCTGCCGCGCTGA
- a CDS encoding metal-dependent hydrolase — MDSLTHVVLGGSIQAALLGRAQGRKALLYGAVLATLPDLDVFVPYPDPVSLMTFHRGFSHSIFVLTALAALLAWLVRRRWPDAPYTGGRLFLALWLVLITHPLLDAMTTYGTQLFWPLPLQPVSISSIFIIDPVFTLPLLIAFLANLAWGERVRRLRGAALGVAAAYLAWTFTAKTVVEHHVRAALAARAERPAALFSAPMPLNSLLWRVIARGSGDTYYETVASVFDRGEPEQLAQPLNLGLRRALPPDALLARLEWFTGGWLRYDAIDGKLVVTDLRMGMPGYYTFRFVMAQGSPLAGWQLVVPSRWPSSRGGWMELRQILNRIVAPQPPLPLAAWAARTTQLAATEP; from the coding sequence ATGGACTCGCTGACGCATGTCGTATTGGGAGGCAGCATCCAGGCGGCGCTACTGGGCCGCGCCCAGGGGCGCAAAGCCCTGCTGTATGGCGCCGTACTCGCCACCTTGCCCGATCTGGATGTATTCGTGCCTTATCCCGATCCGGTCTCCCTGATGACTTTTCACCGGGGGTTCTCGCACTCCATCTTTGTCCTGACGGCGCTGGCCGCGCTGCTGGCCTGGCTGGTACGGCGCCGCTGGCCGGACGCTCCATACACGGGCGGGCGCCTCTTCCTGGCTTTATGGCTGGTGCTCATCACGCATCCGTTGCTGGACGCGATGACCACCTATGGCACGCAACTGTTCTGGCCCTTGCCGCTGCAGCCCGTCAGTATCTCCAGCATTTTCATCATCGACCCCGTATTCACGCTGCCCCTGCTGATCGCCTTCCTGGCCAATCTGGCCTGGGGAGAACGCGTCCGCCGCCTGCGGGGCGCGGCGTTGGGCGTCGCCGCCGCGTACCTGGCCTGGACCTTTACCGCCAAGACGGTCGTGGAACATCATGTCCGCGCGGCGCTGGCGGCGCGGGCAGAGCGCCCGGCCGCGCTTTTCTCGGCGCCCATGCCCTTGAATAGCCTGCTGTGGCGGGTGATCGCACGCGGCTCGGGCGATACCTATTACGAGACCGTGGCCAGCGTCTTCGACCGCGGCGAGCCCGAACAGCTGGCGCAGCCGTTGAACCTTGGCCTGCGGCGCGCGCTGCCGCCGGATGCACTGCTGGCGCGCCTGGAGTGGTTCACCGGGGGATGGCTGCGTTACGACGCCATCGACGGCAAGCTCGTGGTCACCGATCTGCGCATGGGGATGCCCGGCTACTACACCTTCCGCTTCGTCATGGCGCAGGGATCGCCCCTGGCGGGATGGCAGCTGGTGGTGCCCAGCCGTTGGCCGAGCAGCCGGGGCGGCTGGATGGAGCTGCGGCAGATCCTGAATCGTATCGTGGCCCCGCAGCCGCCCCTGCCGCTGGCGGCCTGGGCGGCTCGCACCACGCAGCTTGCCGCCACGGAGCCCTGA
- a CDS encoding DedA family protein, translating to MDQFVDQIRSFIETNQDWAGPVTALLTLAESLVIIGLFVPATALMLITGGLVGSGTLDGTTILAWGIAGAVVGDALSYWLGRGVGPRVLRRWPLRNHRPAVARARLFFSRYGFASVLAGRFMGPIRSTIPTVAGVMGMGHARFQAANVLSAALWMPAMLAPGYLTMRNMDDISGASHIGMLIGTVISILLGVWLLCMVLRKRREPTARRARR from the coding sequence ATGGACCAATTCGTCGATCAGATTCGAAGCTTCATCGAAACCAACCAGGATTGGGCAGGTCCCGTCACGGCGCTGCTCACGCTGGCCGAATCCCTGGTCATCATCGGGCTGTTCGTGCCCGCGACGGCGCTGATGCTGATCACGGGCGGCCTGGTGGGCAGCGGCACCCTGGACGGCACGACCATCCTGGCCTGGGGCATCGCCGGGGCCGTGGTCGGCGACGCGTTGTCGTATTGGCTGGGCCGTGGGGTGGGGCCGCGGGTCCTGCGGCGCTGGCCGCTGCGCAACCATCGTCCGGCGGTGGCGCGCGCGCGCCTGTTCTTCTCGCGCTATGGCTTCGCTTCGGTGCTGGCGGGACGGTTCATGGGCCCCATACGCAGCACGATCCCGACGGTAGCGGGCGTCATGGGAATGGGCCACGCCCGCTTCCAGGCGGCGAACGTACTGTCCGCCGCCCTGTGGATGCCGGCGATGCTGGCACCGGGCTATCTGACCATGCGCAACATGGACGACATCTCCGGCGCCAGCCACATCGGCATGCTCATCGGCACGGTCATCTCCATCCTGCTGGGCGTGTGGCTGCTGTGCATGGTCCTGCGCAAACGGCGCGAGCCCACGGCCCGCCGCGCGCGCCGCTAG
- the dut gene encoding dUTP diphosphatase — protein sequence MKSVELKILDERMREFLPAYATPGAAGLDLRACLDDPLTVEPGATVLIPTGLAMHIGDPGYAAMILPRSGLGHKHGIVLGNLVGLIDSDYQGQLMVSTWNRGDTAFTLQPMDRLAQMVIVPVAQVAFEVVDDFQASDRGAGGFGSTGRG from the coding sequence ATGAAATCCGTTGAACTGAAGATACTCGATGAACGCATGCGCGAATTCCTGCCCGCCTATGCCACGCCAGGCGCGGCGGGCCTGGACCTGCGCGCTTGCCTGGACGATCCGCTGACGGTGGAACCCGGCGCCACCGTGCTCATCCCGACCGGTCTGGCCATGCATATCGGCGATCCGGGCTATGCCGCCATGATCCTGCCGCGCTCGGGCCTGGGGCATAAGCATGGCATCGTGCTCGGCAACCTGGTGGGCCTGATCGATTCCGACTACCAGGGCCAGCTGATGGTGTCCACCTGGAACCGCGGCGACACGGCCTTCACGCTGCAGCCCATGGACCGGCTGGCGCAAATGGTCATCGTGCCCGTGGCGCAAGTCGCCTTCGAGGTCGTCGATGACTTCCAGGCATCCGACCGCGGCGCGGGCGGTTTCGGCAGTACCGGTCGCGGCTGA
- a CDS encoding NADH:flavin oxidoreductase/NADH oxidase, which produces MTTLFSSISLGRMALANRIVIAPMCEYTAEEGKATDWHMIHLGHLALSGAGLLFTEATAVEPGGRITPADLGLWDDETEAAIGRVMSAIRRYSSIRMGMQLAHAGRKASSRTPWEGGEQIPLAQGGWICDAPSAVAYKDGEEAPHALDRAGLHRVREAFVQAARRADRLGFDTVQVHAAHGYLLHQFLSPLANRRTDEYGGSLENRMRFPLEVFDAVRQAFSADKPVGIRVSATDWVDGGWDLEQTVAFAQALKARGCDYIDVSSGGMSPAQKIVLGPGYQVPFAERVKRETGLPTMAVGLITEPEQADEIVAQGKADMVSLARGMLYNPRWPWHAAARLGQHVEAPKQYWRSQPRELKDLFRDASFGQR; this is translated from the coding sequence ATGACCACGCTTTTTTCTTCCATTTCCCTGGGGCGGATGGCGCTCGCCAACCGCATCGTCATCGCCCCCATGTGCGAATACACGGCCGAGGAGGGCAAGGCGACGGATTGGCACATGATCCACCTGGGGCACCTGGCGCTCTCCGGCGCCGGGCTGCTGTTCACCGAGGCGACCGCGGTGGAGCCGGGCGGCCGCATCACGCCCGCGGACCTGGGATTGTGGGATGACGAAACCGAAGCCGCGATCGGCAGGGTCATGAGCGCGATCCGGCGCTATTCGTCCATCCGCATGGGAATGCAGCTGGCGCATGCCGGGCGCAAGGCCTCCAGCCGCACGCCCTGGGAAGGCGGCGAACAGATTCCCCTGGCGCAGGGCGGATGGATATGCGATGCGCCCTCCGCGGTCGCGTACAAGGACGGCGAGGAAGCTCCCCATGCGCTGGACCGGGCCGGTCTGCATCGGGTGCGCGAGGCCTTCGTACAGGCCGCCCGCCGCGCCGACCGCCTGGGCTTCGATACGGTGCAGGTCCATGCCGCGCACGGATACCTGCTGCACCAGTTCCTGTCGCCGCTGGCGAACCGGCGCACGGATGAATACGGCGGCAGCCTGGAAAACCGCATGCGCTTCCCGCTGGAAGTCTTCGATGCCGTGCGCCAAGCCTTCAGCGCCGACAAGCCCGTGGGCATACGCGTGTCGGCCACCGATTGGGTGGACGGCGGCTGGGACCTGGAGCAGACCGTCGCCTTCGCCCAGGCCTTGAAGGCGCGCGGCTGCGACTACATCGATGTGTCGTCCGGCGGCATGTCGCCCGCGCAGAAGATCGTGCTGGGGCCTGGCTACCAGGTGCCTTTCGCGGAGCGCGTCAAGCGTGAGACCGGCTTGCCCACCATGGCCGTCGGCCTGATCACGGAGCCGGAGCAGGCCGACGAGATCGTCGCCCAAGGCAAGGCCGACATGGTGTCGCTGGCCCGTGGCATGCTGTACAACCCGCGCTGGCCCTGGCATGCCGCGGCCCGCCTGGGCCAGCATGTCGAGGCGCCCAAGCAGTATTGGCGCTCGCAGCCGCGCGAACTGAAGGATTTGTTCCGCGACGCCAGCTTCGGCCAGCGATAG
- a CDS encoding OsmC family protein — protein sequence MKRKASAVWKGDLKSGTGTISTESGVLSSAAYGFNTRFGDAKGTNPEELLGAAHAGCFSMALSNILGEAGMTADSIETEAAVTLDKAEGGFAITAVHLTVVARIPGADAKAFEEAANKAKAGCPVSKVLNATITMDARLAS from the coding sequence ATGAAGCGAAAAGCATCGGCAGTATGGAAAGGCGATCTCAAGTCCGGCACGGGAACGATCTCCACGGAAAGCGGCGTGCTGTCCAGTGCCGCGTATGGTTTCAATACCCGGTTCGGCGACGCCAAAGGCACCAATCCGGAAGAGCTGCTGGGCGCGGCGCACGCCGGCTGCTTCTCCATGGCCTTGTCGAATATCCTGGGTGAAGCCGGCATGACGGCCGACAGTATCGAGACCGAAGCCGCGGTAACGCTGGACAAAGCGGAAGGCGGCTTCGCCATTACCGCCGTACACCTCACCGTGGTCGCCAGGATCCCCGGCGCCGATGCCAAGGCCTTCGAGGAAGCGGCGAACAAGGCCAAGGCAGGCTGCCCGGTATCCAAGGTACTGAACGCCACGATCACGATGGACGCCCGCCTGGCATCCTGA
- a CDS encoding Nramp family divalent metal transporter translates to MTELIFAMSGGKAALQEGGRMPAGLRRLVGSGLLVAVGYIDPGNWATDIAGGSRFGYHLLMVVFVAAFLALGFQVLVSRLALATGQDLAALTVRHLPRPLARAAWLAGEAAILATALAELIGGAIALRLLFGIPLMAGVAMTGAGTYAVLLFARDNAERHERVIGILLAIVSVSFVYLLFQAHPDWTAVAKGAAQPAGALRSADGFLIALGILGATLMPHNLYLHSGELAQRARDLPVAMRDAAMRVARSDTVFSLGIATLINAAIMIVAAASLSGTGLEVSSLDQAHAVIGKTLGVGAAVVFAVALYAAGQSSTITGVLAGKVLSKGFSTGGWSDRKRALVTRAVAGIAAMGMLAYTGGQDPDALLVLSQVILSLALPFALVPLVMLAVRRDVMGPYALRGIWRALAVAATAGIVVLDGYLLVVQALQG, encoded by the coding sequence ATGACCGAGCTGATCTTCGCGATGTCCGGCGGCAAGGCGGCCCTTCAAGAAGGCGGAAGGATGCCGGCCGGCCTGCGCCGCCTGGTCGGCTCAGGCCTGCTTGTCGCGGTCGGATACATCGACCCGGGCAACTGGGCAACGGACATCGCGGGCGGCAGCCGTTTTGGCTATCACCTGCTCATGGTCGTGTTCGTGGCGGCCTTCCTGGCCCTGGGATTCCAGGTACTGGTGTCCCGCCTGGCGCTTGCAACCGGGCAGGATCTGGCCGCGCTGACGGTGCGCCATCTGCCCCGCCCGCTGGCCCGTGCCGCCTGGCTGGCCGGCGAAGCCGCCATCCTGGCGACCGCGCTCGCCGAGTTGATCGGCGGTGCCATCGCCTTGCGCCTGTTGTTCGGCATCCCACTGATGGCCGGCGTCGCCATGACGGGCGCGGGCACATACGCGGTGCTGCTGTTCGCACGCGACAATGCCGAGCGCCACGAGCGCGTCATCGGCATCTTGCTGGCGATCGTCTCGGTATCCTTCGTGTACCTGCTGTTCCAGGCCCACCCCGATTGGACCGCCGTCGCCAAGGGCGCGGCGCAACCCGCGGGCGCCTTGCGTTCGGCGGACGGCTTCCTGATCGCGCTGGGCATCCTGGGCGCCACGCTGATGCCGCACAATCTTTACCTGCATTCTGGCGAGCTGGCGCAACGCGCCCGCGACCTGCCCGTGGCGATGCGTGACGCGGCCATGCGGGTGGCCCGCAGCGATACGGTGTTCTCGCTGGGAATCGCCACCCTGATCAACGCCGCGATCATGATCGTCGCCGCCGCCTCCTTGTCGGGCACCGGTCTGGAGGTAAGCAGCCTGGACCAGGCCCATGCCGTGATCGGCAAGACCCTGGGTGTCGGCGCGGCCGTCGTCTTTGCCGTGGCGCTGTACGCGGCGGGCCAGAGCTCCACGATTACCGGCGTGCTGGCGGGCAAGGTGCTGTCCAAGGGATTCAGCACCGGCGGCTGGTCGGACCGCAAGCGCGCCCTGGTCACGCGGGCCGTGGCGGGCATCGCGGCCATGGGCATGCTGGCATACACGGGCGGCCAGGACCCGGACGCCCTGCTGGTGCTCAGCCAGGTCATCCTGAGCCTGGCCCTGCCCTTCGCGCTGGTGCCCCTGGTCATGCTGGCGGTGCGGCGCGACGTCATGGGCCCTTACGCGCTGCGGGGTATCTGGCGCGCCCTGGCCGTGGCGGCCACCGCGGGCATCGTCGTGCTGGACGGTTACCTGCTCGTGGTCCAGGCCCTGCAAGGCTGA
- a CDS encoding ABC transporter ATP-binding protein, whose amino-acid sequence MSQTPLLELRDLEVAYGGIRAVRGVSLVVNPGELVCLIGANGAGKSSTLRAICGLVPVAGGQVLYQGLPIHGRRSHELVRQGLVMVPEGRGIFGQLTIEENLAMGAYVRRDPAGIRADMDRVFEQFPRLAERRKQAAGTLSGGEQQMVALGRAMIARPTLLLLDEPSMGLAPLMVEKVFEVVCGIAAEGVTILLIEQNARLALEYSKRGYVMESGEMTLSGPARSLLSDPKVRAAYLGELETA is encoded by the coding sequence ATGAGCCAGACACCCCTGCTGGAATTGCGCGACCTGGAGGTCGCCTACGGAGGCATCCGCGCCGTGCGCGGCGTCAGCCTGGTGGTCAACCCCGGCGAGCTCGTCTGCCTGATCGGCGCCAACGGCGCGGGTAAGAGCTCGACCCTGCGCGCCATATGCGGTCTGGTTCCCGTGGCGGGCGGCCAGGTGCTTTACCAGGGCCTGCCTATCCACGGACGCCGCTCCCACGAGCTGGTGCGCCAGGGCCTGGTGATGGTGCCCGAAGGCCGGGGCATCTTCGGCCAGCTGACCATCGAGGAAAACCTGGCGATGGGCGCCTATGTCCGTCGCGATCCCGCCGGGATACGCGCCGACATGGACCGTGTCTTCGAACAGTTTCCGCGTTTGGCGGAACGGCGCAAGCAGGCGGCCGGGACCTTGTCCGGCGGCGAACAGCAAATGGTGGCGCTCGGGCGCGCAATGATCGCCCGTCCCACCTTGCTGCTGCTGGACGAGCCGTCCATGGGGCTGGCGCCGCTGATGGTGGAAAAGGTCTTCGAAGTGGTGTGCGGCATCGCCGCCGAAGGCGTCACCATCCTGCTCATCGAGCAGAACGCGCGTCTCGCGCTCGAGTACAGCAAGCGCGGCTATGTCATGGAGTCGGGCGAAATGACGCTGTCCGGGCCGGCGCGCTCGCTGCTCAGCGATCCGAAGGTACGCGCGGCCTATCTGGGCGAACTGGAGACGGCCTAG
- a CDS encoding ABC transporter ATP-binding protein, protein MNATLLEARGLGKRFGGLQALSDVSFDIRGGEIYGLIGPNGAGKTTLFNVLTGLYVPEAGQCVFAGENLVGAKPHEIAALGMARTFQNIRLFANLTALENVMIGRHVRTRAGLIGAVLRNRRTRAEEADIEARAHALLEYTGIAARANDVAKSLSYGDQRRLEIARALATEPRLLALDEPAAGMNASETVVLRRLIEKIRADGVTVLLIEHDMKLVMGLCDRVLVLEYGKVLAMGKPAEVQRNPKVIEAYLGVGAAQEAAA, encoded by the coding sequence ATGAACGCGACCTTGCTCGAAGCCCGCGGCCTGGGCAAACGATTCGGCGGCCTGCAGGCACTGTCCGATGTCAGTTTCGACATCCGCGGCGGCGAAATCTACGGCCTGATCGGCCCCAATGGCGCCGGCAAGACCACCTTGTTCAACGTGCTGACCGGCCTGTACGTGCCGGAAGCGGGCCAATGCGTGTTCGCCGGCGAAAACCTGGTCGGCGCCAAACCGCACGAGATCGCCGCCCTGGGCATGGCGCGCACCTTCCAGAACATCCGCTTGTTCGCCAATCTGACCGCGCTGGAAAACGTCATGATCGGCCGCCACGTGCGCACCCGGGCCGGCTTGATCGGCGCCGTGCTGCGCAACCGCCGCACGCGTGCGGAAGAGGCCGACATCGAGGCGCGCGCCCATGCCTTGCTGGAGTACACCGGCATCGCCGCGCGCGCCAACGATGTCGCCAAGTCGCTTTCGTACGGCGACCAGCGGCGGCTGGAAATCGCCCGCGCGCTGGCGACCGAGCCGCGCCTGCTCGCGCTGGACGAACCGGCGGCGGGCATGAATGCTTCGGAAACCGTGGTGCTGCGCCGCCTTATCGAAAAAATCCGTGCCGATGGCGTTACGGTGCTCTTGATCGAACATGACATGAAACTGGTAATGGGTCTGTGCGACCGCGTGCTCGTGCTGGAGTACGGCAAGGTCCTCGCGATGGGCAAGCCCGCGGAAGTACAGCGCAATCCCAAGGTGATCGAGGCCTATCTGGGCGTGGGCGCGGCACAGGAGGCAGCGGCATGA
- a CDS encoding ABC transporter permease subunit, giving the protein MAAVAIALAVLPFVLGMAGQSWVRILNFALLYVMLSLGLNIVVGFAGLLDLGYIAFYAVGAYTWALLASPHFNLHLPFWAILPLGIALACLFGVLLGAPTLRLRGDYLAIVTLGFGEIIRVFLNNLNAPVNITNGPQGVNRIDPFRVAGFAFNRTETLFGIRVTGPEKYYYLLLLLTLVIMFVCMRLQNSRIGRAWEAIREDEVAAKAMGINTRNIKLLAFAMGASFGGVAGALFASMQGFVSPESFSLTESISVLCMVVLGGMGNIPGVILGAVILAVFPEFLRAVIVPVQQAIFGDVVIDPEAIRMLLFGLAMVCVMLFRPAGLWPSSVRKRELARSSQGGQA; this is encoded by the coding sequence ATGGCGGCCGTCGCCATCGCGCTGGCCGTCCTGCCTTTCGTACTGGGCATGGCGGGGCAGAGCTGGGTGCGGATACTGAATTTCGCGCTGCTCTACGTCATGCTGTCGCTGGGCCTGAACATCGTCGTGGGGTTCGCCGGCCTGCTGGACCTGGGGTATATCGCCTTCTATGCAGTCGGCGCTTATACCTGGGCATTGCTGGCCTCGCCGCACTTCAATCTGCACCTGCCGTTCTGGGCCATCCTGCCGCTGGGCATCGCGCTGGCCTGCCTGTTCGGCGTGCTGCTGGGCGCGCCCACCTTGCGGCTGCGCGGCGATTACCTGGCCATCGTCACGCTGGGGTTCGGCGAAATCATCCGGGTGTTCCTCAATAACCTGAACGCGCCGGTCAACATCACCAACGGGCCGCAGGGGGTCAACCGCATCGATCCCTTCCGCGTTGCCGGTTTCGCCTTCAACCGCACGGAGACGCTCTTCGGCATACGCGTGACGGGGCCGGAAAAGTACTACTACCTGCTGCTGCTGTTGACGCTGGTCATCATGTTCGTGTGCATGCGTCTGCAGAACTCGCGCATCGGCCGCGCCTGGGAAGCCATTCGCGAAGACGAGGTGGCCGCCAAGGCAATGGGCATCAACACGCGCAATATCAAGCTGCTGGCCTTTGCCATGGGGGCGTCCTTCGGCGGCGTGGCCGGCGCCCTGTTCGCATCCATGCAGGGCTTCGTCAGCCCGGAAAGCTTCAGCCTGACCGAATCGATTTCTGTGCTGTGCATGGTGGTCCTGGGTGGCATGGGGAATATCCCCGGCGTGATCCTGGGGGCGGTCATCCTGGCGGTATTTCCGGAGTTCCTGCGCGCGGTCATCGTGCCGGTGCAGCAGGCGATCTTCGGCGACGTGGTCATCGATCCGGAAGCCATACGCATGTTGCTGTTCGGCCTGGCCATGGTGTGCGTCATGCTTTTCCGTCCGGCCGGGCTGTGGCCGTCATCGGTGCGCAAACGCGAACTCGCCCGATCGTCCCAGGGAGGCCAGGCATGA
- a CDS encoding branched-chain amino acid ABC transporter permease: MDIFIQQLINGLTQGSMYALVALGYTMVYGIVGLINFAHGDVVMVGAMVATTLALTLVGADPSISPWLVLGAGLLCAAPVCMALGWLAERVAYRPLRRAPRLAALITAIGVSIILQNVAMMIWGRDYAHFPQILSPRVFELGGARISTLQIAIIAIAALMMAGLLLLVHKTRLGTAMRATAQNREVAGLMGVNINTVISAAFLIGSALAAVAGMMVTTYYGVAHYTMGFMLGLKAFTAAVLGGIGNLAGAMCGGILLGVIEALGSGYIGDLTGGFMGSNYQDVFAFLVLVLVLIFRPSGLLGERVGDRA; this comes from the coding sequence ATGGATATCTTCATTCAGCAACTCATAAACGGCCTGACGCAGGGCAGCATGTATGCCCTTGTCGCGCTGGGCTATACCATGGTGTATGGCATCGTCGGCCTGATCAACTTCGCCCATGGCGATGTGGTCATGGTGGGCGCCATGGTGGCGACCACCCTGGCATTGACGCTCGTGGGCGCCGATCCGTCCATTTCGCCCTGGCTGGTATTGGGCGCCGGCCTGCTGTGCGCCGCGCCGGTCTGCATGGCCCTGGGCTGGCTGGCCGAACGCGTCGCGTATCGGCCCTTGCGGCGCGCGCCGCGGCTGGCGGCGCTGATCACCGCCATCGGCGTGTCCATCATCCTGCAGAACGTGGCCATGATGATATGGGGCCGCGATTACGCGCATTTCCCCCAGATACTTTCGCCGCGGGTGTTCGAACTGGGCGGGGCCCGCATCAGCACCCTGCAGATCGCCATCATCGCCATCGCCGCGCTCATGATGGCAGGGCTGCTGCTGCTCGTGCACAAGACCCGGCTGGGCACGGCCATGCGCGCCACCGCGCAAAACCGCGAGGTCGCCGGCCTGATGGGCGTGAACATCAATACGGTGATCTCGGCCGCCTTCCTCATCGGCTCCGCGCTGGCGGCCGTGGCGGGAATGATGGTAACGACCTACTATGGGGTCGCGCACTACACCATGGGATTCATGCTGGGCCTGAAGGCTTTCACCGCCGCGGTGCTGGGCGGTATCGGCAATCTGGCCGGCGCCATGTGCGGCGGCATCCTGCTGGGTGTGATCGAGGCGCTGGGGTCGGGGTATATCGGTGACCTCACGGGCGGCTTCATGGGCAGCAACTACCAGGATGTTTTCGCTTTCCTCGTGCTGGTGCTCGTGCTGATATTCCGTCCCTCCGGGCTGCTGGGCGAACGCGTGGGGGATCGCGCATGA